Proteins encoded in a region of the Phoenix dactylifera cultivar Barhee BC4 chromosome 3, palm_55x_up_171113_PBpolish2nd_filt_p, whole genome shotgun sequence genome:
- the LOC103713458 gene encoding transcription repressor OFP1 isoform X1, whose protein sequence is MGNYRFRLSDMMPNAWFHKLKDMGNKARKSQSISHSMRSYPARTSPPTPPKTFTPPSPPHKQAFLPSRASCYISSRVGTEKLPNSPFHPRTSDGHLPVDPPRSSKRRSRRKAIKPPPTTTKLVTSSISAGCSCSVRKSEAVTDFPAAATESPLCHGDHRISGDDNEHHKSIIGNKVQSCSCRVSSSATDIIIDMGTRSSITRKGDKVNGCTMVSELQLPPILTKPVQKETEADKLDDGNIDAKQEAYHNGSSLKEQSKSPVKKSPPGLHRIRMRANTPRLVGKRVQVQRSRKSGGLAMTEKMQKKGLQQGFAIIKSSSDPQRDFRDSMVEMIVENNIWASKDLEELLACYLSLNSNEYHDLIVKVFEQIWFDLTNIRL, encoded by the exons ATGGGTAACTATAGGTTTAGATTGTCTGACATGATGCCAAATGCTTGGTTCCATAAGCTCAAGGACATGGGAAACAAGGCAAGGAAGAGCCAGAGCATCTCACATTCCATGAGGAGCTACCCTGCAAGGACATCACCACCCACACCACCAAAGACATTCACACCCCCATCACCACCACACAAACAAGCCTTCCTCCCCAGCAGAGCCTCCTGCTACATCTCTAGCAGAGTTGGAACAGAGAAGCTCCCCAATTCCCCCTTCCACCCCAGGACCTCCGATGGCCACTTGCCCGTGGACCCTCCAAGGAGTTCCAAGAGAAGAAGCAGAAGGAAGGCCATCAAGCCTCCCCCCACCACCACCAAGCTTGTCACCTCCTCTATCTCAGCCGGTTGCAGCTGCAGTGTGCGGAAATCCGAAGCTGTGACCGACTTCCCGGCAGCCGCCACCGAGAGTCCTCTGTGCCACGGCGACCACCGCATCAGTGGGGACGACAATGAACACCACAAGTCTATCATCGGTAACAAAGTC CAATCTTGTAGCTGCAGGGTCAGTTCCTCCGCAACCGATATAATCATTGACATGGGCACCAGGAGCTCCATTACTCGAAAAGGTGACAAGGTCAACGGCTGCACCATGGTCTCTGAGCTCCAACTCCCACCAATTCTAACGAAGCCGGTGCAGAAGGAGACGGAAGCTGATAAGTTGGATGATGGCAATATAGATGCAAAGCAGGAGGCCTACCACAATGGCAGTTCTCTCAAGGAGCAGAGCAAGAGCCCGGTGAAGAAATCCCCACCGGGACTTCATCGGATTAGGATGCGCGCAAACACTCCGAGGCTCGTCGGCAAGAGGGTCCAGGTCCAGCGCAGCCGGAAGAGCGGCGGGTTGGCAATGACGGAGAAAATGCAGAAGAAGGGACTGCAGCAGGGTTTCGCAATCATTAAGTCGTCATCAGACCCTCAGAGGGATTTCAGAGACTCAATGGTGGAGATGATTGTCGAGAACAATATCTGGGCTTCAAAGGATCTGGAGGAGCTTCTGGCTTGCTACTTGTCGCTGAATTCGAACGAGTATCATGATTTGATCGTCAAGGTATTCGAGCAGATTTGGTTTGATCTCACTAACATTAGATTGTAA
- the LOC103713458 gene encoding transcription repressor OFP1 isoform X2: MGNKARKSQSISHSMRSYPARTSPPTPPKTFTPPSPPHKQAFLPSRASCYISSRVGTEKLPNSPFHPRTSDGHLPVDPPRSSKRRSRRKAIKPPPTTTKLVTSSISAGCSCSVRKSEAVTDFPAAATESPLCHGDHRISGDDNEHHKSIIGNKVEFDGFDAIASWSQSCSCRVSSSATDIIIDMGTRSSITRKGDKVNGCTMVSELQLPPILTKPVQKETEADKLDDGNIDAKQEAYHNGSSLKEQSKSPVKKSPPGLHRIRMRANTPRLVGKRVQVQRSRKSGGLAMTEKMQKKGLQQGFAIIKSSSDPQRDFRDSMVEMIVENNIWASKDLEELLACYLSLNSNEYHDLIVKVFEQIWFDLTNIRL; the protein is encoded by the coding sequence ATGGGAAACAAGGCAAGGAAGAGCCAGAGCATCTCACATTCCATGAGGAGCTACCCTGCAAGGACATCACCACCCACACCACCAAAGACATTCACACCCCCATCACCACCACACAAACAAGCCTTCCTCCCCAGCAGAGCCTCCTGCTACATCTCTAGCAGAGTTGGAACAGAGAAGCTCCCCAATTCCCCCTTCCACCCCAGGACCTCCGATGGCCACTTGCCCGTGGACCCTCCAAGGAGTTCCAAGAGAAGAAGCAGAAGGAAGGCCATCAAGCCTCCCCCCACCACCACCAAGCTTGTCACCTCCTCTATCTCAGCCGGTTGCAGCTGCAGTGTGCGGAAATCCGAAGCTGTGACCGACTTCCCGGCAGCCGCCACCGAGAGTCCTCTGTGCCACGGCGACCACCGCATCAGTGGGGACGACAATGAACACCACAAGTCTATCATCGGTAACAAAGTCGAATTCGATGGTTTCGATGCTATCGCCTCATGGTCACAATCTTGTAGCTGCAGGGTCAGTTCCTCCGCAACCGATATAATCATTGACATGGGCACCAGGAGCTCCATTACTCGAAAAGGTGACAAGGTCAACGGCTGCACCATGGTCTCTGAGCTCCAACTCCCACCAATTCTAACGAAGCCGGTGCAGAAGGAGACGGAAGCTGATAAGTTGGATGATGGCAATATAGATGCAAAGCAGGAGGCCTACCACAATGGCAGTTCTCTCAAGGAGCAGAGCAAGAGCCCGGTGAAGAAATCCCCACCGGGACTTCATCGGATTAGGATGCGCGCAAACACTCCGAGGCTCGTCGGCAAGAGGGTCCAGGTCCAGCGCAGCCGGAAGAGCGGCGGGTTGGCAATGACGGAGAAAATGCAGAAGAAGGGACTGCAGCAGGGTTTCGCAATCATTAAGTCGTCATCAGACCCTCAGAGGGATTTCAGAGACTCAATGGTGGAGATGATTGTCGAGAACAATATCTGGGCTTCAAAGGATCTGGAGGAGCTTCTGGCTTGCTACTTGTCGCTGAATTCGAACGAGTATCATGATTTGATCGTCAAGGTATTCGAGCAGATTTGGTTTGATCTCACTAACATTAGATTGTAA